The genomic stretch caaaatttgatcaaaatcGATATATTTTTAAGAAGTATATTTCACGTTGAACTAGCGcacattttaatttttcgagcatttttgtgctcaatttttatttatttcaaattcttttattttggattttttatcaAAATGGTGAGAAAAGATaaatagaaataaataaaataatttatttattttatttacaTCAAAGATTTATACATTATTGATGTAtaactctttgaacaattgattcttatcaagtGTTCGTTGTCCATCAAACATCTTTTTATAACAAACTcgaaagaagaggaccattggaatctagcattccggtgggaACCCTTGAATGATCGCTAAGACACGCATCTTCCGATATCCACTCATTCTTTCTTTCGCTCTTAAAACACTTAAATCAAATAGGACAAATAAGGACCGTTGAGATCAAGCATTCTGAAATAAGTCTTTGAACAATTGATTATTATCAAGTGTTCGTTGTTCATCAAACAATATTATCAATTAATCATTGAATGAAAAAGGACATTTAGAATCTAACATTCTGGTGGAACCCGAATGATTGATCCCGAGGCTTAGGTCTCATTCTCATCAAACATCATCATTCCTTTATAAAATCCATCCAACCAATCAAAAtctttttctcgccgccgtgcgattgatctcaaaacattttcataaaagaaagacatattgtcttaagatgatgcaaagcaatgcttcatccacaattattgagttgagataagtgacattttCCCGTGAATGTCGATACCTAGaaatccattcaatgtgatgCAAACGTTCGCTCCTCACCTGTTTTGAGTAAAACAATGTTCTTCGTCGATTAATACAAAAcaactttcgctaaaatcgatcaacaaacaaatattttctacctagaactacgtaagccttgaattctctattgtacccggagatacgtaggagcaggattgcgaaatcttgtcaggctcATTAATAAAAAAAGTTAGGTTTAGTTCCTTTCTGTCCCCTAATAATAAGAACATTTTAGGTCCTCTCTCAttaataaaaattcaaaaaacatttctcttctctctctttttctATCTCAAATAAGTAGAAAAATAGAAACTAACATAAGTTAACATTCGGATtgaaactaactaaacggttaccattgagtacaacagacgtgaggggtgctaatacttttcccttgcgtaaccgactcccgaatcctgatattggttgcgatgaccatatcttattCTTTCTTTTATGGATTTTATCGATAGTTGAATAGGGCATGGTCCTGCATGCCTAGAGAACTTGTCGAAACTGATCTGCCCAGTTTCCCTTTAGTGCTTTAAGTCTTCGATTCAATCCTCTCAAAACTATCTGGTTTGCCGCCTCAGCCAGCCCGTTTAGTCTGGCAATGTTCTAGTGACGTGAAATGTTGCTTGGCTTTCAAGTCCTCTAAGAGATTCTTGAAGTTTCAATATGTGAATTGCGTCCTGTTGTGTGTCATGATGGCTTGAGGGACTCTGTATCTAACTAGGACGTTCCTCTTGAAGAATTTCAATATGTTGCTCATTGTAATCTTCACCAATGCTTATGCCTCAATCCATTTGGAGAAATAATCCTCGGCCACGATCATGAACTTGAGTTGTTCCGACGCCAAAGGGAAGGGGTCAAGGATATCCATCCCCCATTGCGAGAAAGGCCAAGGCGATGTTAACATGTGTAGCTCAGACGGGGGGCATTATGGACGTTTCCATGCCGCTGACATTGAACACATCTTTTACAAGGCCATCTTAACATGTGTAGCTCAGACGGGGGGCATTATGGACGTTTCCATGCCGCTGACATTGAACACATCTTTTACAAGGCCATCTTAAGTTTACAGAGGATTGTGTAGGTTAACGTCGATTTAAGTGTGGGAAATCAAATAGAGGTCATATTTTGTCATGGTTTAATCGTGACATATATTTTATGATACCCTTTTTAACCACAGTTTAAACGTGTCAAATTGTGAGTCTTACGCGGTGGCCTATCTTGCACGTCCCCAAGGACGAGTCTGATCTTTTCACATACTCTTTAGTATCCTGGATCATGGCCGACCAATAGTATTTGGCTCTGAGAACTTTCTTTGCCAATGCTTGCACGCCAAGGTGTTGTTTTGTTATTCCTTCGTGAGACCTCAATGAAAGTGTATGCCGTTTTCTCTTTTTCTAAACATTTCAATCCGGTGTGATGGTTCTCTTCTGTATAATGTATATTTATACAAATACATAGACTTAATCTTAAATTAAGAAAAATTGTGATAATAATAACTAATATTAAATAGGATACTAACAAATCCTCTAAAATAAtctaaattaatataaaatattataatattcTAATAAAGTGgaataaaaaaataattattaatgAATAATCGTACTTCAATGAGGATTTTAAAATGATTGGTACATGATGGAAATGCCTTTTATAGTTTGATTTTTTAGAAGTTTTGTAATTAGGTTAAATGTTGCTGAGTGTGGGTAGGTAATGTTGAGGTTGGTTGGTCTGGAGTTGAAAGATAAACTCGAAATCTGATCTTGTTTTTGTTTGAATTTCTATTAAGGCTTTGAAATTTGAAATGATGCTTATAGATAATTGCCTTCATTATCAAAGAACTTGGAAATTGTTGTTTTGCATCATTACAAATTCAATATAGCACTCTGTATTACTTGAGCTATACAAGCCACACCAAAAATACAATTAAGATACATATGATCTATGTAGAACTTTATTTAGAGTTCATCCATATTGGTTCTAGAGAAAGTTTTTGCTTTGGGTCCATTTATGGTAGGAACAGTAGGTTTTGACTTCTCCTTGATCTTATTAATGATCAAGAATAGAATTCGATAAACAACAATCATTCCAAACATGATGGCAAGATCAACCCACTTAGAATGACCCATTTGCACATGCCATGTATCAGTTAATATATCTCTACCACTAACAGTTATGGTGCCTCCATCTTGATGCCAAACAAATGTTAAGCCTTCAAATTCATTCTTGAATGATCCTTGGAAAGCATATGTCAGGAAGGAAATGTAGTAGCAAGGATACTTCCATAATATATTTGGAAGATCATTAGGAAGTCGATAGAATCCGGCTGTTAAAATCGCAAGTCCTTCAATTCCACCAGCAATTATCACACCCATCACATAATTTGTGAAGATACTCCCCACAACCATCATAAGGCTCTCAACCCACATCATAGTGAAAAATAGGATAGAAGCAAAGTATAGATATTGCTCTAGTCCTTTGTGTAGTCCAGAAAGGTAACACACTATTACTCCAGAAATGAGAGAGATCATTATCATGTAAGGAATAGGAGATAATATGTTGCCAACGAGAAAAGCAGTAGTGCCATAGTGCCCATTCATTCTCTCTCGTTCAAACACCTATATGGTGGAAGGAAAGTTTTTTAGTTAGAAATGAAAACAGTATTAGAGATGCATTTGTACCCAAAGTTACACACTTTACAGTTGATTAACAATCAAATATGAATATTGCATAAGTTCTTTTAGAATTGGACACAGTAGTCTACTGCTAGAGTTCACAACTGTGAAGCTTCAATTCCAAAAAATAACAGTTTTACCTTCATTTCCTCAATCAAGGGAGAGAATCCACCAACAAGTGTCATGAAAGTCAGGACTGACATAAAAAATGAAAGTAGCGATCCTCTGACCTGAAACATGCCATGTACGGGGTTACAATTATGGTTCAAATTTATCAATCACATGGAGTGCTGTATTGGTAATATATTCTCTAACATACTTCTTTTAACACAGTACTTTTAGAGGTTACAATTGACACCGGTTCCATTGAATTTGTTAGGTTATATATAAAAACTAGCGGGACTTTAAAGAATGTGTTTCTAGCATTTTCATTAAATTTAGTATTGATGATTATTTACAGTATACAATTAATAGTTGTTTCTCTTTTAAATTTACCGTATATAATTAAATTTACCTGAATAGATCGATTACTTGAGCCAACGTGATGGAAGATAGAGCCCAAGCTTATAGCTATTGCAATAAAGACAACAAGACGTAACCAGTAGTTGCTGGTGTCACGGTACAGTTGCAGGGAAGATCTTTTTATAAGAACCATACACTGAGTCAGAAATGGAGCGTGGGTCCTCCTATTCCTTATTGCACCCAAATCCTAGTACATACAATTTCATGAAGCAAAACGTTAAATGATATAATTTATGTCGCAGTGGAGTTTCAAACGCTTTTCAGGTACTGGTTCATGCTGAGCCATCTATCAAAGTGATCTACAGAAAAAAATGTGCTCATTTTTGGCTTTGAAAAGTATGTTACATTCTGTGTTTTTCTAGTCTAGGACTAATTTAGGAATGTACTGTGGTGATACTTGACAAATTTAGGAATGTACTGTGATACTTACACGTTCACTTATTTTTGTCACTTCAATCTGAACTTGACTTTTTATTTCTGAAGCCTTATAAGATTTTACAAGGATACCAATTGCTTCTTCAGTAATAACTCCCTTCCCAAAACCTTCTTCAATGTCCTGAAAACCAAGTAGATTAGTTCACTATGTTTCTAGTTTTCAATTGTTTGGTGCCTTCTAATGTAAAGGATTTTGTATATATGTATATCTGCAAAATCTCACTATATACAAATTAAATCAGCAATGAAAGTTGAGAGGAAAAAAATGAAATCTATCTCTAACTCTGCTAAAGTCGGGTGACAAAGAAATCAGAGATGGATTTTATTTGTTCCGtacatgattttatttgccaaATCTATTTAATTTTATAGTAGTTAATAATGAACACTAATTAGACCCAGGGTTTGCATAAATACCTGTTCAAAATCTTTGTTTATGATCCGTAAGTAGTGATCAGAAGGATTATAGAGAGTTGGGCAAGGGAAACCATTTGAAGCAAAAAACTGCAGTGAATCAAGTGTCACTATATATGTATTTTGTCAACTTGAAATTAGTATATGCTAACTATGTTATGTATTTTGTCAACTTGTTCCTAACCTGATTTGCTTCAGAAGCTGGACCAAAATATACCGTCTCCCCGGAGGAAAGAAGACAGAGGTCATGGAACAGTTCAAAAACTTCACTACAAGGCTGATGGATGGATACGACAATTGTCCTTTGAATATCATCCCTTAGACTTAAACTTGCAATTCTACTCATAACATAGTAGGAAGCAGCACTATCAAGTCCACTTGTTGGTTCGTCAAGGAAAAGAAGTCTAGGGTGTGTTAGAATCTCAATGCAAATGCTTAGTCTCCTCTTTTGGCCTCCACTTAGGCCCTTAGAACCATACCCTCCAACCCTTGTGTTAATAGCATCTTGCAGGCCCATTTCTTTAAGTGTGATATCTGCCTGTCTCTTCTTCTCTGCTATGGACATTGTGTTTGGAAATTGAAGTTGAGCTGAGTAGTATAAAGTTTCACTAGCTGTTAAAGTTGCTGGCATAGCATCATCTTGTGTTACATAGCCCTGAATTTACATGGTGTCAAAAAGGTTAGTAACTAATCTATCTGTTTTCTAAAACAGTTAGTATTCAGGTATTTTGTCATACTGATGTTCCATAAGCCAGTGTTTGTTTTTTGCCATTGATTAGAATCTTCCCCGATTGCTGTATGTTTGATTTCAACCTTCCTGCAATATTGCTCAAATCATATTATAATTGTCAAATAATTATCTTCCAATCACAGCAAACTAAAAATAACATGCAACTTTGAATTACGCTCTCAACTTCAACTGATGCTAGAGtaatttcatttattttcaaaCTCCAAACATCAATAAAAGCTGGTCTTTCGACAAGCAATTCCCAAACAGAGTTGAAGGTTTAAAAAAAAAACTAGCTTATTATTAAAAGTTTGTGACTTTGTGGTTATAGTTCATAAAAGATACTCATTGATCACACATGCATGTAAATTGCATAGACCAATGAGTATCTTTTATGAATTATAAGTACTAATCTAATCACCTGCTAAAGCATCAAGAAGTGTTGATTTGCCACTGCCTGAAGGACCCATCACAGCCAAAAGCTTCCCTGGCTGAGCATAACCTGTAAGTCCCTGCAGAATTAGTTTTCTATTCTTTCCATTTGTAACAATGGCCTCCAAATTTTCCCATGTCACAGTAATGCCACCCTTTTCTCCTTCACTACCACCCATGTCAACTTCACTAATATGTGCACATCTTGCATCAATTACAAGTGGTTATTTATGGATGAATTTCCGGTCATAAGATAAATCAATGATGCTATTATTAATTGTGCACGACAGAacagaaaaaaaaacaaattatttTATTCTGCTGAAAGTTTTTCAACTCTACAGATAAATGCACCATGCTAATATTTATTGTGCACGATAGAACATATGGGTACTCGCATGTTGATGTCCACCGCCCTCAATTTTTGGACTAAATTAGGACTAGCAATGCCAACTTCAATCAATAAGCAGCTATTTATGGGAGGTGATTGTAATTTTCTTGAAGTATTCAAGATCTTGTGCTATATAGTTATTGACATCCATCATAACATTCTAGGAAAGTAGATTGTACAGCATTTCATATTTATTACTGCTAACTGAGTTTTTCATGGGTTTCATTTATGGTTAAATAAATTAGGAGGTGTATTGAAAATGATTCCTATAGAGATGTTTCATTCATGCAATTGATTTTCACTTTAAATTCCTGCCAGATACTCTACAGAAGACAGTATTCATTGATGCAATTGATTTTCACCTTAAATTGCTGACAGATACTACATAAGACCGTGTCCATTGATACATTGATTTTCACCTTAAATTGCTGCCAGATACTGCAGTTTCGGTTCGGTCACAGAAAATCATAAATAAATCTCATTATTTTGTGCCCAAAAAAATCACATTACAACTGCAATTTCACAATTTCATTAGAATTGGATTTCATAAAATTTCTTTACAGCTCTCTTTAATATTTCATGTAGCTTTACCTAAATGTTTTCTCACTTATGATCACTTCGTTGGTCCTCCATTTCTCTATTCCAACTCATTATCTATATTTAGAAATCCATTTTGTCAACTAAAACAGCCTTAGAAAACAATGAAACCAAAAACTAAGGACATTCTTAATGGACCAGGCAAATTAGTTCAGTGTTATTGTAGTGACCCAATTCAATTGCATACGTTTTGTCGTGACACGGCATCCAAGTTTAACTAACAAAGATTCGGTGTAGAAAGTAATTAGAAACATTTAGTTTTGTTATTAAAGGATTTCAAATAAAAAGTATTTTACTTTTCTTTTAGGCTTTATTTGGAAGTTTGAAGGAGAAGGGAGAGGAGGAAGTTGAAAAAAGAAAAGGATTAATTCAAAAGAATAGAAGGATTTAGGTGGGGAGGATACTGGGAGATTTGGGAGATTTACTTTGGAGAATGCTTTTTTCATCCTATGGGGTGTGCCTCACACCTCTAGAAATAAAAAATGTCATTTCTGTGTTCGGAGATGCATATTCAGACGTATTCTAAATCACATCAGTCTTTCTAATTCAGCAACACACCGCACTTTTATTAAAATATGATTTGAAGATGTATCTCTGTAAAAAAAAATTGGAGTGTATCCGGAAATGTATCTTTGAAATACCCCTTGAAGTCATTTAAAAAGTGCGTTAATTGCCAAAACAGATATTTTCAAGATACATCTCCGAAAACCCGCCTTTAATGGTTTCTAGGTAGCTAACATTGTCCAAACATTTTGAGGCATAATTATATTAAAGTAAAATCAAATTATATTAAAGTAAAATGAAAGTAAAAAGTCACACATTAATTAAAGTAAAATCAAAATGTATCGACCATATATAACTTGTTTAGAAAATACAAAAATCAATACAACCAAAAATAACCTACTAGATATGTCTAACCCTCCGACTTCTCAGTCTGTATTGCATGGCATTTAGTTCTTTCGCAATAATGCTTTCAACGAGGACCAACTAAGGATTGTCTTCCTCAAAAAGTCTTCCCTAGCCTGAGTGTTGTCATCCCTAGCCTCCAATACCTCCTGATTAGAAGACCTAGGTGGTCTTTCAGGACCGTATGGTGTCATGATAGGGTGTGACACTCTATAAAACTATGTCATGTTATTGTCAACATAAGCTCATTGCATAGGAGCTGACACCATGCGATACTCCTCTGGTGACTCTTGAAATCCTCAAGTATCTCTTTGAGATCTCTGTGGAGGAAGATGGAAGGAACAAACTCTGAGGGGTGTCTCGAAATAATCCGCAGATACCCAAACGGGTGCATCACTCATGACCAGCATGCCATCCATCTGGAGTAAAACGAAATGAGGTCAAACTGATGTGTTTTACGATGACCAGCATGCCATCCATCTGGAGTAAAACGAAATGAGGTCAAACTGATGTGTTTTACGATGACCATCGTATGGACAGAAGGCAGTGGCGTATGCTATAATACGGATACACCTGAAATGACATGATCGCATTATTCCATATGTATGACGCTAACATGTGCCCAATCCTAAGTGTAGGTAGGAACAGGTTCTCACTCGGTAATACGAGGAAAGTGGGAGATGATCCATCGCTGAAAAATTATTTAGATAAAATATTAATAACAAATGTGTCAAAATAGTTATGAAAATATTAGTAACAATAAATTACCGTAAGCAGCGTGCAACTTCTTGTCATCTGCTTTGTCTTTCAAAGACAACTCTCACCCAGCTTCAAGTACAGAAAAATCAAATAGGTGccctgtaacacccttctaaaataccccaaatattcaattaaaataacaacatataaatcagagtaatcatgcaattaagggtgtcacacaaacacttcacaccattcaccataatatttggtcatgctcattatttaactcaaaacataaagtattgcataatacgcagcggatagagatcaaatcgatcattcaaaacatgtaacatactacatgtaaactggttcaacaaacatcaacaacacaattaaaatgttccctcccgatgttacatctatcagagcatgacccactaaggagactacactagactccaagcattagcttctactcaatcactgctcgttacctgaaaaatagttgtaagggtgagttcctcaatcgatataataagcattatagaatataatgtcatgttaagtaatttaacacattaatcaccctaaccgtatcacacattcagtaacggcacatcaactcaaatatcatactcaatatcaacacaaatcatactcatgctcaatgccaacacaacacacgtataacattggaatacatccattcatattatacactacacatatattatgcaatgagactccatgcatgcggtaccgactattcgtgaacatatagttcaacttcaccgaccaaatccaggtacggctaccaagctcactagtcccactcatttgagacctagtgactcacatcactaattcctcaccgtgggaattagctaccaccccaaggcccatgctatgcacgctaattcacctagcatgcaaacatcaaaaacagtccaaatgactaacatcactaattcctcaccatgggaattagctaccaccataaaggccacattatgcacgctaatcacctagcaatgcaacatcacaacaataatccacaatggatcgatgctcactctctaagccataaaacagtccattcacaacacatgcataacatacacattcacaacattatgcataccatcatacattatcaacacatgtatcaacacatcatatcatgtcaaataattaaacacagtattagtacactctactaatacctatactgctcaaaacagcgggaaataatccctactatatcacacaccgatataggcaaccatcaattaggcacacaacattttaattaacaatttttccactctgcaacagtgttaaccggttaacgccctgggttaaccggttaacgcagcacaaacacgcttcctgtccaaaact from Lathyrus oleraceus cultivar Zhongwan6 chromosome 7, CAAS_Psat_ZW6_1.0, whole genome shotgun sequence encodes the following:
- the LOC127106584 gene encoding ABC transporter G family member 1 isoform X1, translated to MYQWTRSYVVSVSNLRCAHISEVDMGGSEGEKGGITVTWENLEAIVTNGKNRKLILQGLTGYAQPGKLLAVMGPSGSGKSTLLDALAGRLKSNIQQSGKILINGKKQTLAYGTSGYVTQDDAMPATLTASETLYYSAQLQFPNTMSIAEKKRQADITLKEMGLQDAINTRVGGYGSKGLSGGQKRRLSICIEILTHPRLLFLDEPTSGLDSAASYYVMSRIASLSLRDDIQRTIVVSIHQPCSEVFELFHDLCLLSSGETVYFGPASEANQFFASNGFPCPTLYNPSDHYLRIINKDFEQDIEEGFGKGVITEEAIGILVKSYKASEIKSQVQIEVTKISERDLGAIRNRRTHAPFLTQCMVLIKRSSLQLYRDTSNYWLRLVVFIAIAISLGSIFHHVGSSNRSIQVRGSLLSFFMSVLTFMTLVGGFSPLIEEMKVFERERMNGHYGTTAFLVGNILSPIPYMIMISLISGVIVCYLSGLHKGLEQYLYFASILFFTMMWVESLMMVVGSIFTNYVMGVIIAGGIEGLAILTAGFYRLPNDLPNILWKYPCYYISFLTYAFQGSFKNEFEGLTFVWHQDGGTITVSGRDILTDTWHVQMGHSKWVDLAIMFGMIVVYRILFLIINKIKEKSKPTVPTINGPKAKTFSRTNMDEL
- the LOC127106584 gene encoding ABC transporter G family member 1 isoform X2, giving the protein MGPSGSGKSTLLDALAGRLKSNIQQSGKILINGKKQTLAYGTSGYVTQDDAMPATLTASETLYYSAQLQFPNTMSIAEKKRQADITLKEMGLQDAINTRVGGYGSKGLSGGQKRRLSICIEILTHPRLLFLDEPTSGLDSAASYYVMSRIASLSLRDDIQRTIVVSIHQPCSEVFELFHDLCLLSSGETVYFGPASEANQFFASNGFPCPTLYNPSDHYLRIINKDFEQDIEEGFGKGVITEEAIGILVKSYKASEIKSQVQIEVTKISERDLGAIRNRRTHAPFLTQCMVLIKRSSLQLYRDTSNYWLRLVVFIAIAISLGSIFHHVGSSNRSIQVRGSLLSFFMSVLTFMTLVGGFSPLIEEMKVFERERMNGHYGTTAFLVGNILSPIPYMIMISLISGVIVCYLSGLHKGLEQYLYFASILFFTMMWVESLMMVVGSIFTNYVMGVIIAGGIEGLAILTAGFYRLPNDLPNILWKYPCYYISFLTYAFQGSFKNEFEGLTFVWHQDGGTITVSGRDILTDTWHVQMGHSKWVDLAIMFGMIVVYRILFLIINKIKEKSKPTVPTINGPKAKTFSRTNMDEL